One part of the Anaerolineales bacterium genome encodes these proteins:
- the trxA gene encoding thioredoxin — protein MSTLKAIDSQSFEGEVLQAEKPVLVEFGAVWCQPCRILEPVLEELAGEWGDSISVVKLDVDEAAQLTQDYQVLSVPTTMLFKNGKIVERMTGYQPKDKIQGKVEPHI, from the coding sequence ATGAGCACCCTGAAAGCGATCGACAGCCAGAGTTTTGAAGGCGAAGTGCTGCAAGCCGAGAAGCCCGTTTTGGTGGAATTTGGTGCGGTATGGTGCCAACCCTGCCGCATCCTGGAACCCGTGCTCGAAGAACTGGCCGGCGAATGGGGCGACAGCATCAGCGTAGTCAAGTTGGATGTAGATGAGGCCGCCCAGCTTACCCAGGATTATCAGGTGCTTAGCGTACCCACCACGATGCTGTTCAAAAACGGCAAGATCGTGGAGCGCATGACCGGCTACCAGCCGAAGGACAAGATCCAAGGCAAGGTCGAGCCGCATATATAG
- a CDS encoding NAD-dependent epimerase/dehydratase family protein, translated as MTNLVTGGTGFIGGHIVEQLLADGQPVRVLARRSSTIGEHLKGAEIVYGDVLDKDSLTQAMQGVHTLYHAAAQFDTWTADPQLMLETANQGTCNVLDAALAAGVRKVLHTSSGAVFGLPRNQTVTEASAAGPLPDVYYRSKQESEDLARSYIAKGLDIVFLNPSNVYGPRDTKPLGRSIVALLNGTLPSAWHATFAIVYVVDVARAHILAAKKAAAGERFILAEQNIGYKEFFGQVVALSGGKLPPFLPGPMIHATAILMEGLSRLTGKLPLVSVMQYKSGTQGTLFDGSKAQRELGLAYTPLQEALRTTLAWYWQHGDLKRKPTFLD; from the coding sequence ATGACGAACCTGGTAACCGGCGGTACTGGATTTATTGGCGGGCATATTGTGGAGCAGCTGCTGGCGGATGGCCAGCCCGTGCGCGTGCTGGCCCGGCGCAGCAGCACGATCGGCGAACACCTGAAAGGCGCTGAGATCGTCTACGGCGATGTGCTCGACAAGGACTCGCTGACCCAGGCCATGCAAGGCGTACACACGCTGTACCACGCTGCCGCCCAGTTCGACACATGGACGGCCGACCCGCAGTTGATGCTGGAGACGGCCAACCAGGGTACCTGCAACGTGCTCGACGCCGCCCTGGCCGCCGGCGTGCGCAAGGTGCTGCACACCAGCTCCGGGGCCGTGTTTGGCTTGCCGCGCAATCAAACGGTGACGGAGGCCAGCGCGGCTGGCCCACTGCCGGATGTGTACTATCGTTCCAAGCAAGAATCTGAAGATCTGGCCCGCAGCTATATCGCCAAAGGGCTCGACATCGTGTTCCTTAACCCATCCAATGTATACGGCCCGCGTGACACCAAGCCGCTGGGCCGCTCGATCGTAGCTCTGCTCAATGGCACGTTGCCCTCGGCGTGGCATGCCACTTTCGCCATCGTATATGTGGTGGATGTCGCCCGGGCGCATATTCTCGCCGCCAAGAAGGCAGCCGCCGGTGAGCGCTTCATCCTGGCTGAGCAGAACATTGGCTACAAAGAGTTCTTCGGCCAGGTGGTGGCGCTGAGCGGTGGCAAGCTGCCGCCGTTTCTGCCCGGGCCTATGATTCATGCCACCGCCATCCTGATGGAAGGGCTCTCTCGGCTGACGGGCAAGCTACCGCTGGTTTCAGTGATGCAATACAAGTCGGGCACGCAGGGCACATTGTTCGACGGCAGCAAGGCCCAGCGTGAGCTGGGGCTCGCGTATACGCCGCTGCAAGAGGCGTTGCGCACCACGCTGGCCTGGTATTGGCAGCACGGCGATTTGAAGCGCAAGCCAACCTTTCTCGACTAG
- a CDS encoding alpha/beta fold hydrolase, whose amino-acid sequence MRAWLGSRAFVLLCLALTACNFPLAGNPASLPGPQIALVTATATLTSSVTPTPTLTPTATPVPPHPLSIEYLRQRQYPASELIIEETLENGGNYSRYIASYSSDGLKLYGLLTIPFGEKPESGWPVVIFNHGYIAPAVYRTTERYLAYMERFSRADYIVFRPDYRGHDRSEGVARGAYGNPDYVIDVLNATAALKAYPDADPNRIGMWGHSMGGYITLRAMVVDADIKAGVIWAGVISAYADMVDINGRPRFGTRSLLENYGPPTSNPEFWASISANSYLAELSGPLQLHHGTSDATVPVLMSYQVAEQARAAGQIAELFIYDGDDHNIVNYFPAAIRRSVEFFDLYVKDAQP is encoded by the coding sequence ATGAGAGCGTGGCTGGGTAGCCGGGCGTTTGTGCTGCTGTGTCTTGCGCTGACGGCGTGCAACTTCCCGCTGGCGGGCAACCCGGCCAGCCTGCCCGGCCCGCAGATCGCGCTGGTCACGGCGACGGCGACCTTGACGTCCAGCGTCACCCCCACGCCAACCCTTACTCCCACCGCCACACCGGTCCCGCCCCACCCGCTCAGCATCGAATACCTGCGCCAGCGCCAATACCCGGCCTCGGAGCTCATCATCGAAGAAACGCTTGAAAATGGCGGCAACTATTCACGTTACATCGCATCGTATAGTTCGGATGGGCTTAAGCTCTACGGCCTGCTGACCATCCCCTTTGGCGAGAAGCCCGAAAGCGGCTGGCCGGTGGTCATCTTCAATCACGGCTATATCGCACCGGCGGTCTACCGCACCACCGAGCGTTACCTAGCCTACATGGAGCGCTTTTCGCGGGCCGACTACATCGTCTTCCGTCCTGACTACCGCGGCCATGACCGCTCGGAGGGCGTGGCCCGCGGCGCCTACGGCAATCCCGACTACGTCATTGATGTGCTCAACGCCACCGCGGCGCTGAAAGCCTACCCGGACGCTGACCCGAACCGTATTGGCATGTGGGGCCATTCGATGGGCGGCTACATCACCCTGCGCGCCATGGTGGTAGATGCGGACATCAAGGCAGGGGTCATCTGGGCGGGAGTCATCTCCGCCTATGCAGACATGGTGGATATCAACGGCCGCCCGCGCTTTGGCACGCGCAGCCTGCTGGAGAATTACGGCCCGCCCACCTCTAACCCTGAATTCTGGGCGTCGATCTCGGCCAACAGCTACCTTGCCGAGCTCTCCGGCCCGCTGCAGTTACACCACGGCACCAGCGACGCCACCGTGCCGGTGTTGATGTCCTACCAGGTGGCAGAGCAGGCCCGCGCCGCAGGCCAGATCGCCGAGCTCTTTATTTACGATGGCGATGACCACAACATCGTCAACTATTTCCCTGCGGCCATTCGCCGCTCGGTTGAATTTTTTGACCTGTATGTGAAGGACGCGCAGCCCTAA